The nucleotide window AGCAATTAGCTGTTCAAACAGCACAGTTTATGATAGAATGACAAAATCAAATAGAACTCAAAGAGTTTCGGATGTACGATTCAGTTTGGGTTACACTAGAAAAGAAAGGAGTGAGGGTTATGGATTGGATTCTCTATTTAGCAGCGATCTTTTTAGTGATGTTTTCACAAATAAAAGTTCAGGGTGCTTATACCCATTATCGGCAGGTCATGACGCTGCGTGGATATACCGGGGCTCAGGTGACCCGGCGAATTCTCGATGATCATGGACTGCAGGAGGTGCGTATTGAGCCGGCTCAAGGTGGGGCACTTTCTGATCACTATGATCCCAAAGCTAATGTTGTCCGCCTGTCTCAGGATATCTATGCCAATTCCAGCATTGCCTCCGTTGCCGTTGCCGCTCATGAATGCGGTCATGCGATTCAGCATGCTGAAAATTACGGCTTTATCGCGCTGCGCAATTCAATTCTGCCGTTTGCGATGGTTTCCAGTCAGCTTTCCTGGGTGGTCTTAATCCTTGGCTTGTTGTTTAGTTCCACCGGGCTGTTCTATACAGGCATCGTGATGTTAAGCTGTGTTGCGATTTTTCAGCTGGTGACTTTGCCTGTGGAACTGGATGCCTCCAAGCGTGCTATGGCATTGGTGTTTGAAGAAGGCTTTGTCGTTCAGGAAGAACGCAAAGATATTAAAGCCATGCTGAGCGCCGCGGCTTTCACCTATATCGCATCATTGATCTCCTCAGTGCTGCAGATTCTGCGGCTGCTTCTGATCTTTAACCGCAATCGTGACTAGATAGAAATGATCCTCAGTCTCCGGATTTACTGCCGGAGGCTTTTTGTTTTCAGCCGGCATGTTATAATAAACAAAAGGAGGCATGAATTATGAAAGTTTGGCAGCAGTATCTGGAAGAAGAAATTAGGGCTTTGCGTCAAATTGAGAGCACGCAGCAGGAGGCAATCGAAAGCGCTGCACGAATTTTGGCGGACTGTACGAAGAAAGAAGGAATCATCCGTGTTTTCGGATGCGGTCATTCTCATCTGATCGCCGACGATGTTTTTTACCGTTCTGCAACTTTAGGGAATGTCCAGGCTGTATTGGAAGAAGCGGTGACCGGGAATACGCAGATTACAAAGTCAGGGTTTCTGGAAAAGATGGAAGGGTATGCAGAAAAGATCATTGATTACTACCGCTTCGAACCCAACGATGTAGTGATCTGCATTTCCAACTCAGGCAACAACGCGGTTACGTTGGAATTCGCAAAGATCTGTCAGGAACGGGGTTTTCCTGTCATTGTTTTGACGAATACAGAATACTCGGCAACCTTAAAACCGCGGCATTCCAGCGGCAAGCATCTGATGGATTTCGGTGATGTTGTCATCTCCAACTGTTCGGCCATCGGCGATGCTGCAGTGGCCATTGAAGGTCTGCCAATGAAGGTTGGATCTACCTCTTCCATTCCGTTCATTTTTCTGATCAATGCGATTCTAGCTGAAGCTGTTGATCTCTGCATGAAAGAAGGCTTTATTCCAAATGTTTATTATAATGGATCACTGCGTGTAAACAATCCTGCCTTGGGTGAACACAATTTTGCGATCATTGATAAATACTTCTATCGGATGCGTAATTTATAAGTTCTGATTACGACACATTTTGAAATCTGACCAAAAAAAGACAATGTTGGAATTCCATTGCCATGATATAATAGAGTTAAGAAATCAAATGAAAGTGTCGTTAAGAGAGGAAATGTTATGAAAAAAGCGTTGAAGATTATGGGTGTTGTTGCTTTGACAGGCGCGGGAATCTATGCGTGCAACTATTACAAGCAATACAGAAGATTTAAAAAAATGGAAGAGCGAATTGAAAATTTACCGCTGCACAAGCTCCAGGAAGCCGTCAAAGAAAGACATCCGAATCCCAATACCGTCGTTGTGGAAGTTTCAAAGAGGGCAGGGCTGTGGCAGAAATTCATCGCTTGTCTGCACGTTTTATCAGCTTGAAATCTATGAAAGGTTAACAAAAAGTCCAATCAAACTTGGACTTTTTGTTGTATCATAAGTTAAATTCAATAAGTTCAATAAATAACAAGACGCCGGAAGAAGGGAAGTGCTGCAATGAAAGTGGAAGACCTATTCGTTTGTTTATTACGGAAAATGGGAGTTTGGATCTTATCTGATATTCCTTTAAGCTTCTCCTGTATTTCATCACTTCTGTTGGTTTTTGTGATGCCTGGATCGACGTATTTACTGCTTCATCATCCCGAATGGATGTTTCAATGGCATGATCTTGATATTCTTGCTTTTTTAGTAGGCTTTGCTCTTTTGGACTTTTGCCTGGGCATCATTGTTGCCCAGCGTTCCATGTCCATAACATCATTGATGATATGTTGCCGGATGGTGGGCTTTGAGGTATTGTTTTCAAAGTTCATTGGATTAGCCTTGCTGGAAATCTTTCGGCAGGCCGATCATTTCTTATTTTGGTTGATCGTGCTTATGGTAAGCATGATTCTGATCTATATGCTTGCCGTCATCAGCCGATTCACTGCGAGCGAAGCTCAGGGATCTGATTCTCATCCATAACTTCGCATAATGTATCTTATCCAATATTTTTGTTTCATCTTATACTGTACATATCAATATAGGTCAGCGTCAGTGTCTGTTTGATTATATCTGACCATTGTTTCCAGACGTAGACATCAACATTAGACCCAATATATGACTTTGCACTGCGGTTCATATGCACTGCCCGAAATTGCCGTGGATGATTGTCCTCAGGTAAATGATATTCAACGACGACCCAATAATTAGGAACCGTTCGGGTGCAGGTTTCTGTGGAATTGTCTTCATTTCTGACTTCATACGTGTCGGTTTCCTTTTCCATCCCGGCTTCTATAATCTTACCCGGATAGCACTGTCCTTGGTTCATCGCTATATATCGCATTTCCAACGCCCGTGCCCGACGTTTATGAATGGAACGGTAAAGTGTGATCATAGCTAATACAGTAACAATCGCAAACAGAATACCTACAATGAGATCTCCGGACATCCGGCTATGCTTAAATATTGCAAGATAGCCTTCAACTAAAAAAAATCCAAGAGTAATCAACAGCCAGATGAAGACAAAAACAAAACCGCCGATATCCCCTTTATCACTGATGATGCATTCATCTTTATATGTTATTTGCTTCATGATAAGCTCCCTTTCTATCATCTTCCATGACCAAAAAACTGCCTAGAACATTTTGAGAAATTCTTTTAAAATCTTTGAAATACCGAAAATAAGGCATTGTTTCCTACCCCAGACCGCACTTTATAGAAAAAGGATGAAACAACAGATCATAAGCTAAAACTGTTCGTTCATCCTTCTTTTCCTTGCTTTATTGAGGAATATCAAGCAGCCTGAATTTTATTTCAGGAATTTTAAATAAGAAGTGCCATACGCCGGCATCGTAACTTTGAAATTATCGGCAACTGTTGCTCCCAGATTCGCAAATGTATTGGCCAGCGGCAGCAAGCCAGAGCCCTGATGAGATGGCGAATAAAGGATCAGCGGCACCATTTCACGGGTATGATCCGTTCCAGTATGACAAGGATCATTGCCGTGATCGGCTGTGATGATGACTAAATCGTCTTCGCGCAGCTGACTTAAAAAGTTTTGCAGCAGCTGATCGTAATCTTCCAATTCCTGTGCATAGCCCTGCGGATTGCGGCGATGCCCCCACTTGGCGTCAAAATCAACGAGATTGACAAAACACAGACCGGTAAAATCTTTTTGTGTTAATTCAAGGGTCTGTTCCATGCCGTGGTGGCTGCTTGTTGATTTGTAGGCCTCACTCACCCCTTCACCATCAAAGATATCTTTGATCTTACCGACACTGATCACATCGAAGCCTCGATCTTTTAATTCATTCAAGACCGTTCGGCCAAAGGGTTTCAGAGCCAGATCATGACGGTTACTGGTGCGCGTGAAATGACCTTTACCTTCACCGACAAAAGGACGGGCAATTACACGTCCAACCTTCCATTCATCCCGCATGGTGAGTTCACGGGCGATCTCACAGCAGCGATACAGCTCCTCCAAACCAAATATTTCTTCATGAGCCGCAATCTGCAGTACTGAATCCGCAGATGTGTAGATGATCAACTCTTTGGTTTTCATATGATGCTCGCCCAGCTCATCCAAAATTTCCGTACCGCTGGCAGACTTGTTTCCGACAATCTTATAGCCGGTGCGTTTCTCCAGTTCGTCGATTAACTCCTGCGGAAATCCGGTTTCCGTGAATGTCTGAAAAGGTTTATCAATGTAAAGCCCCATCATTTCCCAATGGCCCGTCATTGTATCCTTGCCGACGGAAGCTTCCAGCATCTTTGTGTAATAACCCTGCGGATCACGCTGGGGCTCAACGCCAAGGATAGGATGCAGATTGCCGTATCCTAATTTTTCCATGGCCGGCATCGTTAATCCGCCTACCGTCTTTGCAATGTGTCCGATCGTATCCGCGCCCCGATCACCGTAACGTTCCGCATCCGGCATTTCACCGCATCCGACGGAATCCATAACAATAGTAAAAATTCGTTTATATTTCATGGTTGTTTTCTCCTTCTTCTTGATCCATTAATTTTCCCAGACCTTCATCATAAGCCGTCCGCAGCCGATGCCTGTCGATATGCGTGTAAATCTGCGTCGTTGCGATATCGGAATGCCCTAACAGCTCCTGAACACTGCGCAGATCGGCTCCGCCTTCCAACATATGCGTGGCATACGTATGGCGGAGTTTATGCGGTGTGATCGGCTTTTGAATACCAGCCTGGATACATACTGATTTTATCATACTTTCAATTGAAGCAGTAGTTGTTTTCTTTCCCAATCGGGTAATGAACAGCCAGGAGGTAGGTTTTTTCTGATACAGCGGCCGGACTGTGTCGACATATTCACGCACGATCCGCATCGTCTGCCGCGGCATCGGGACTAATCGTTCTTTATTGCCTTTTCCCCATACCCGAAGCATGCCCAGTTCCAGATCTATCTGATTCATCGTCAGCTCCGCACATTCACTGACACGCAGCCCGCAGCCGTACAGCAGCTCCGCAATCGCATGCCAGCGAATATCCTCAGGGCTTTGGCCAAACTGAGCCATCATCTTTTCAATCTCCTGTTTCGTGCAGTACACCGGCAGCGCCTGGGTTTTCTGCAGGTGTTCCAGGTATTCAGCCGGATCCGGCTGATCAAAACGAAACGCCAAAAACTGATGAAAGCTGCGGATTGCGGTGATCGCATGATTGACTGAGGCTGAAGCATGTTCGCGGGACAAGACCCGGACATACTCTTCCAGCATTCCGGATTCAATCTCATCGATTTGAACTAACTCTTTTTGCTTCAGAAACTGAAGATACCGGGTGAGTTCATGCTGATAACCGGAAATCGTTTTTTCAGATTTCGGAAACTGTATTGTGATGTAAATCAGATATTGCTGGAAGGCTTCTTCTAACGTCATATTCTCCCTGCTTTCCAGCTTTATTATACCAGAGTTATTCCATCATGGCGAAAATTTCCATCAGCCGGATGACCAAGGTTGACTTAATCCAGGCGGAGAAGAAGATCAGCAGTAACGAAACGATCAAAACGTTGAGCCGGCTGTTAATCAGATGAATGAGCGAAAAATCACTGCGGCTGTAGCCCAGACAGCGTTGGATCAGAGCATAGGAAATCTCTGTGCTGATCACAGAAACTAAAAACAAGGCGATCAGATCGAACAGGATCTGCGGAATCAGCGTCAGCAGGATGCCCAGCACCCCTTTCAGCTGATATGTCAGGACATACAAAACACACGAAAAGCCGATCTGCACGCCTTTGGTGAAAACGACAAAGCCGATTAATGGAATGCCCGCTAAGGAAAAGCCGAGGAAAAAGACCGCCAGCATAAATAAAATATTCGTAACAAACTGGCTCGTAAAAAAAGACTGCGGTTCTACACTGGTGATGACGGTCGTTAATAAGTAAGAAGACAGCCGCTCCACATCCGCGCTGCTGATCCAGCGTGAAAGCAGAACGCCGGTGATCATACCAAAAA belongs to Holdemania massiliensis and includes:
- a CDS encoding zinc metallopeptidase; protein product: MDWILYLAAIFLVMFSQIKVQGAYTHYRQVMTLRGYTGAQVTRRILDDHGLQEVRIEPAQGGALSDHYDPKANVVRLSQDIYANSSIASVAVAAHECGHAIQHAENYGFIALRNSILPFAMVSSQLSWVVLILGLLFSSTGLFYTGIVMLSCVAIFQLVTLPVELDASKRAMALVFEEGFVVQEERKDIKAMLSAAAFTYIASLISSVLQILRLLLIFNRNRD
- a CDS encoding sugar isomerase domain-containing protein, translating into MKVWQQYLEEEIRALRQIESTQQEAIESAARILADCTKKEGIIRVFGCGHSHLIADDVFYRSATLGNVQAVLEEAVTGNTQITKSGFLEKMEGYAEKIIDYYRFEPNDVVICISNSGNNAVTLEFAKICQERGFPVIVLTNTEYSATLKPRHSSGKHLMDFGDVVISNCSAIGDAAVAIEGLPMKVGSTSSIPFIFLINAILAEAVDLCMKEGFIPNVYYNGSLRVNNPALGEHNFAIIDKYFYRMRNL
- the deoB gene encoding phosphopentomutase is translated as MKYKRIFTIVMDSVGCGEMPDAERYGDRGADTIGHIAKTVGGLTMPAMEKLGYGNLHPILGVEPQRDPQGYYTKMLEASVGKDTMTGHWEMMGLYIDKPFQTFTETGFPQELIDELEKRTGYKIVGNKSASGTEILDELGEHHMKTKELIIYTSADSVLQIAAHEEIFGLEELYRCCEIARELTMRDEWKVGRVIARPFVGEGKGHFTRTSNRHDLALKPFGRTVLNELKDRGFDVISVGKIKDIFDGEGVSEAYKSTSSHHGMEQTLELTQKDFTGLCFVNLVDFDAKWGHRRNPQGYAQELEDYDQLLQNFLSQLREDDLVIITADHGNDPCHTGTDHTREMVPLILYSPSHQGSGLLPLANTFANLGATVADNFKVTMPAYGTSYLKFLK
- a CDS encoding tyrosine-type recombinase/integrase; the protein is MTLEEAFQQYLIYITIQFPKSEKTISGYQHELTRYLQFLKQKELVQIDEIESGMLEEYVRVLSREHASASVNHAITAIRSFHQFLAFRFDQPDPAEYLEHLQKTQALPVYCTKQEIEKMMAQFGQSPEDIRWHAIAELLYGCGLRVSECAELTMNQIDLELGMLRVWGKGNKERLVPMPRQTMRIVREYVDTVRPLYQKKPTSWLFITRLGKKTTTASIESMIKSVCIQAGIQKPITPHKLRHTYATHMLEGGADLRSVQELLGHSDIATTQIYTHIDRHRLRTAYDEGLGKLMDQEEGENNHEI
- a CDS encoding stage II sporulation protein M, yielding MKTIKPQLKNFSDKHKNSINFLLILLIFGMITGVLLSRWISSADVERLSSYLLTTVITSVEPQSFFTSQFVTNILFMLAVFFLGFSLAGIPLIGFVVFTKGVQIGFSCVLYVLTYQLKGVLGILLTLIPQILFDLIALFLVSVISTEISYALIQRCLGYSRSDFSLIHLINSRLNVLIVSLLLIFFSAWIKSTLVIRLMEIFAMME